In Erigeron canadensis isolate Cc75 chromosome 7, C_canadensis_v1, whole genome shotgun sequence, one DNA window encodes the following:
- the LOC122608641 gene encoding uncharacterized protein LOC122608641, with amino-acid sequence MDDSQPVSTYVLKMKSYIDRLERLNCPVSTELATDLILNSLSKRFETFVLNYNMNGWDKTVSELHGMLKTAEASMGGKVQPVHMINEGGKKRANPGPKANVAKGKGNNKRNNRGTGKAKMDTPKTKKQKVAVNDPCFECGEVGHWKRNCPTYLKELKAKRDAGQTSGVHKKKEHQEGGH; translated from the exons ATGGATGATTCTCAACCCGTCTCAActtatgttcttaaaatgaaaagCTACATTGATCGCCTCGAAAGGCTAAATTGTCCCGTTTCAACCGAGTTGGCTACGGATTTGATCCTCAACTCCTTATCTAAGAGATTTGAGACCTTCGTGTTAAATTATAACATGAACGGATGGGACAAAACCGTTTCCGAGCTCCACGGGATGCTCAAAACGGCCGAGGCTAGCATGGGAGGAAAGGTTCAACCCGTTCACATGATCAATGAAGGCGGAAAGAAAAGGGCCAACCCCGGACCAAAGGCAAATGTTGCTAAAGGAAAGGGAAACAACAAAAGGAACAACAGAGGAACAGGAAAGGCAAAAATGGATACTCCAAAAACGAAGAAGCAAAAGGTTGCTGTCAATGACCCATGCTTTGAGTGTGGGGAGGTAGGACATTGGAAGCGTAATTGTCCAACCTATCTCAAAGAGTTGAAAGCTAAGAGGGATGCAGGGCAAACCTCAG GGGTtcataagaaaaaggaacatCAAGAAGGGGGACATTAG